A region of Streptomyces sp. NBC_01750 DNA encodes the following proteins:
- the egtB gene encoding ergothioneine biosynthesis protein EgtB has translation MTEELRRRALDALTAARARTATLTSCVDDHELTSQHSPLMSPLVWDLAHIGNQEEQWLLRTVAGREALRPEIDSVYDAFEHPRALRPTLPLLAPAEARAYASDVRGRVLDVLDRTPLEGGRLIDAGFAFGMIAQHEQQHDETMLITHQLRKGPAALSAPEPPAGSVEGMPSEVLVPGGPFAMGTSTEPWALDNERPAHQRLVPAFFIDTVPVTCGAYQAFIEDGGYTDRRWWAPEGWDQIRQHDITAPLFWRREGGQWLRRRFGVTEPVPADEPVLHVSWYEADAYAGWAGRRLPTEPEWEKAARHDPDAGRSRRFPWGDDDPTPSHANLGQRHLRPAPAGSYPDGESPLGVRQLIGDVWEWTASDFLPYPGFAAFPYREYSEVFFGGAHKVLRGGSFAVDSVACRGTFRNWDLPVRRQIFSGFRTARDAAPQEGGLA, from the coding sequence ATGACCGAAGAACTCCGGCGGCGCGCCCTCGACGCGCTGACCGCCGCCAGAGCCAGGACGGCCACACTCACGTCGTGCGTCGACGACCATGAACTGACCTCCCAGCATTCTCCGTTGATGTCCCCCCTGGTCTGGGACCTGGCGCACATCGGCAACCAGGAGGAGCAGTGGCTGCTGCGTACGGTCGCCGGGCGTGAGGCACTGCGGCCCGAGATCGACTCCGTCTACGACGCCTTCGAACACCCGCGCGCACTGCGGCCCACGCTGCCGCTGCTGGCCCCGGCCGAGGCGCGTGCGTACGCCTCCGACGTACGCGGCAGGGTCCTGGACGTCCTCGACCGCACTCCGCTGGAAGGCGGGCGTCTCATCGATGCCGGTTTTGCCTTCGGGATGATCGCGCAGCACGAACAGCAGCACGACGAGACCATGCTGATCACCCATCAGCTGAGGAAGGGGCCGGCCGCGCTCAGCGCGCCCGAGCCGCCGGCGGGCAGCGTCGAGGGGATGCCGTCCGAAGTCCTGGTCCCCGGCGGCCCGTTCGCCATGGGCACCTCCACCGAGCCATGGGCGCTGGACAATGAGCGGCCCGCGCACCAGCGTCTCGTACCGGCGTTCTTCATCGATACGGTGCCGGTGACCTGCGGCGCATACCAAGCCTTCATCGAGGACGGCGGCTATACCGACCGCCGCTGGTGGGCGCCCGAGGGCTGGGACCAGATCCGGCAGCACGACATCACCGCACCGCTGTTCTGGCGGCGTGAGGGCGGTCAGTGGCTGCGCCGCCGTTTCGGCGTGACGGAGCCGGTGCCGGCGGACGAGCCGGTACTGCATGTGAGCTGGTACGAAGCCGATGCGTACGCCGGCTGGGCGGGACGGCGGCTGCCCACGGAGCCCGAGTGGGAGAAGGCCGCGCGGCATGATCCGGACGCCGGCCGTTCGCGCCGCTTCCCGTGGGGCGACGACGACCCCACGCCGTCTCACGCCAACCTCGGCCAGCGCCATCTGCGGCCGGCTCCCGCCGGCAGCTATCCGGACGGTGAATCACCGCTCGGCGTACGGCAGTTGATCGGCGATGTGTGGGAGTGGACGGCGAGCGACTTCCTCCCCTATCCGGGCTTCGCCGCCTTCCCGTACCGCGAGTACTCCGAGGTCTTCTTCGGGGGCGCGCACAAGGTACTGCGCGGCGGTTCGTTCGCCGTGGACTCGGTGGCCTGCCGCGGCACCTTCCGCAACTGGGATCTTCCGGTACGCCGCCAGATCTTCTCCGGGTTCCGCACGGCGCGGGACGCGGCTCCGCAGGAAGGCGGCCTCGCCTGA
- the egtA gene encoding ergothioneine biosynthesis glutamate--cysteine ligase EgtA — translation MQPPDAGDYSRPISEDEAEDLLRCICFKNGPPRTVGVEVEWLVLDLQRPERPVPADRLTAAFDQVRSLTLNSALTFEPGGQLELSSPPAASLMECIDSTAADLDAVRAALRPAGLTLTGLGLDPWHPPRRLLHEPRYDAMEAFLDRTGPAGRAMMCSSASVQVCLDAGHEEPGPLGHGRRWQLAHLLGAVLTAAFANSPAREGRYTGWRSTRQAVWAELDAARPVAPPLDMEPRSAWTAHALDAPVMCVRAADGPWDLPEGLTFRQWMRSGVPRPPTREDLDYHLTTLFPPVRPRGHLELRMIDAQSGEDGWMVPLAVTTALFNDSEAAETVYRVVKPLAETAGPLPPPRNPLWMVAARDGLADPELHAAAVTCFSVALEALPRIGASDAVREAVAAFNERHVLRGRCPADDLRIPSLGKELRT, via the coding sequence ATGCAGCCACCCGATGCCGGCGACTACAGCCGGCCGATATCCGAGGATGAAGCGGAGGACCTGCTCCGATGTATTTGCTTCAAGAACGGCCCGCCCCGCACCGTGGGTGTGGAGGTGGAATGGCTCGTTCTTGACCTGCAACGACCCGAGCGCCCGGTCCCGGCCGACCGCCTGACAGCCGCCTTCGACCAGGTGCGTTCCCTGACCCTCAACTCGGCTCTCACCTTCGAACCAGGCGGCCAGCTGGAGCTCAGCTCGCCACCCGCCGCCTCCCTGATGGAGTGCATCGACTCCACCGCCGCCGATCTGGACGCCGTACGCGCCGCGCTCCGCCCGGCAGGCCTCACTCTCACCGGACTCGGCCTCGACCCCTGGCATCCGCCGCGCCGGCTTCTCCATGAACCTCGTTACGACGCCATGGAGGCGTTTCTGGACCGGACGGGTCCGGCCGGCCGCGCCATGATGTGCAGCTCCGCCTCCGTCCAGGTCTGCCTCGACGCGGGCCACGAGGAGCCGGGACCGCTCGGGCACGGCAGGCGCTGGCAGCTCGCGCATCTGCTGGGCGCGGTGCTGACGGCCGCCTTCGCCAACTCCCCCGCACGGGAGGGGCGCTACACCGGCTGGCGATCGACCCGGCAGGCCGTGTGGGCCGAGCTCGATGCCGCGCGGCCGGTGGCACCGCCCCTGGACATGGAGCCGCGCTCCGCCTGGACCGCCCACGCACTCGACGCGCCGGTGATGTGTGTCCGGGCCGCCGACGGGCCGTGGGACCTGCCGGAGGGACTCACCTTCCGGCAGTGGATGCGTTCAGGGGTGCCGCGTCCGCCGACCCGGGAGGACCTCGACTACCACCTGACCACGCTCTTTCCACCCGTGAGACCGCGCGGCCATCTCGAGCTGCGCATGATCGACGCCCAGTCGGGAGAGGACGGCTGGATGGTGCCGCTCGCTGTCACCACGGCCCTGTTCAACGACTCCGAGGCGGCGGAGACGGTCTATCGCGTCGTCAAACCGCTGGCGGAGACGGCAGGTCCGCTGCCCCCGCCGCGCAATCCGCTCTGGATGGTTGCCGCCCGGGACGGACTGGCCGATCCCGAACTGCACGCGGCCGCGGTGACCTGCTTCTCCGTCGCGCTGGAGGCACTTCCCCGGATAGGCGCGTCGGACGCCGTGCGGGAGGCGGTCGCCGCCTTCAATGAGCGCCATGTCCTGCGGGGCCGATGTCCCGCCGACGATCTGCGCATCCCCTCCCTCGGGAAGGAACTCCGGACATGA
- a CDS encoding TIGR02452 family protein — protein sequence MSARLRGIAKQTEAIVDTGNYLGSDGREVRIGRAVTAALAGTRMYGPEAVRVTPDTDRTTAFEVTAESSTEAARRLTAADPAPVAVLNFASARNPGGGYLNGAQAQEEALCRASALYATLLRAPEFYEHHRAERDPFYTDRVIHSPGVPVFRDDRGRLLDAPYTVGFLTSPAPNAGVITSRSPDRAHRIPAALAARAERVLETAVAGGYRRLVLGAWGCGVFRNDPADVAGAFRALLTGSGRFAGHFEEVVFAVLDRTAEGPALEAFRRTFAGQLQP from the coding sequence ATGAGTGCACGACTGCGGGGGATCGCGAAGCAGACCGAGGCGATCGTTGATACAGGCAACTACCTCGGGTCCGACGGACGCGAGGTCCGGATCGGGCGTGCGGTGACCGCCGCCCTGGCGGGCACCAGGATGTACGGGCCTGAGGCCGTTCGAGTGACGCCCGACACGGACCGTACGACAGCCTTCGAGGTCACGGCCGAGAGCAGCACGGAAGCGGCCCGCCGGTTGACTGCCGCGGACCCGGCGCCGGTCGCCGTCCTGAACTTCGCCTCCGCGCGCAACCCGGGCGGCGGCTATCTCAACGGCGCACAGGCCCAGGAGGAGGCGCTCTGCCGCGCCTCCGCGCTCTACGCCACACTGCTGCGCGCACCGGAGTTCTACGAGCATCACCGCGCCGAGCGCGACCCGTTCTACACAGACCGGGTGATCCACTCGCCCGGTGTCCCGGTTTTCCGCGACGACCGCGGCAGGTTGCTGGACGCGCCGTACACCGTGGGTTTTCTGACCTCGCCCGCGCCGAACGCCGGAGTGATCACCAGCCGCAGCCCCGACCGGGCGCACCGCATCCCGGCAGCCCTGGCCGCGCGGGCCGAGCGGGTCCTGGAGACGGCCGTGGCGGGCGGCTACCGGCGCCTTGTGCTGGGGGCCTGGGGCTGCGGGGTCTTCCGTAACGACCCTGCCGATGTCGCCGGCGCCTTCCGCGCCCTGCTCACCGGCAGCGGACGGTTCGCAGGACACTTCGAGGAGGTCGTCTTCGCGGTACTGGACCGTACGGCCGAGGGGCCGGCACTCGAGGCCTTCCGGCGCACCTTCGCCGGTCAGCTCCAGCCGTAG
- a CDS encoding type II toxin-antitoxin system PemK/MazF family toxin, whose translation MFSGAAGVSDASDAVHGPSALPGSSGPAATAEADPNDVGPVRTSYAPDRDGDPDPGEIVWTWVPFEENDGRGKDRPVLVVAREAAGTLLAVQLSSKRHDHDREWVAIGVGPWDRAGRESWVDLDRVLRVHEDGMRREACALDRPRFDAVVQRLRERYGWS comes from the coding sequence ATCTTCTCCGGCGCAGCGGGCGTCTCCGATGCATCCGACGCCGTTCACGGCCCCTCGGCCCTTCCCGGCAGCAGCGGCCCCGCCGCCACCGCCGAGGCCGATCCCAACGACGTGGGCCCGGTCCGTACCTCGTACGCTCCGGATCGCGACGGCGATCCCGATCCCGGCGAAATCGTCTGGACCTGGGTGCCCTTCGAGGAGAACGACGGTCGCGGCAAGGACCGGCCGGTGCTCGTGGTGGCCCGTGAGGCGGCCGGCACGCTGCTGGCCGTACAGCTCTCCAGCAAGCGCCATGACCATGACCGCGAGTGGGTGGCGATCGGTGTCGGGCCGTGGGACCGCGCGGGACGCGAGTCCTGGGTCGATCTCGACCGGGTGCTGCGGGTGCACGAGGACGGTATGCGCCGCGAGGCGTGTGCGCTGGACCGGCCGCGTTTCGACGCGGTCGTACAGCGCCTGCGGGAGCGCTACGGCTGGAGCTGA
- a CDS encoding flotillin family protein, whose translation MVVGVAAGLVLAAIIILIGLFKLMWRVAEPNEALIISGSTHRTEGLGEGMGFRIVTGRGTLVLPGIQAVRKMSLDLNETELSVDCVTHQGIPLKVRGVVIFKVGDDFVSIANAGRRFLDQQKLMAERVHNVFAGHLRSIVGGLTVEDMIRDREKLTGQTRAACGTEMEKLGLIVDSLQIHEIEDPTGYIKNLAAPHAAAVQRDARIAQAEANRRATEAEQQAAARMSEATRDSEILQAGYQAERDKASAKAKQAGPLADAAARQQVVVEMTRVAELEAHRREQQLQADVRKPADAAAYEKRTLAEGERDARISAAQAAAKETELASAAKATATRVTGEAEAAANQARGLAVAAAVKAKGLAEADAIKARAAALAENQEAVVAQQLAEKWPEIVEAGAGAFSNVDHMILLNGADGMSDMFAKALTMGGTGLGLARQLLSNMNHNGNQNGGQSAVGGAVNGMVPPAPRTEKIPVTDDPKN comes from the coding sequence ATGGTCGTCGGCGTCGCGGCGGGACTCGTACTCGCTGCCATCATCATCCTGATCGGTCTGTTCAAGCTCATGTGGCGAGTCGCCGAGCCGAACGAAGCGCTGATCATTTCTGGCTCCACGCACCGGACCGAAGGGCTCGGCGAGGGCATGGGGTTCCGTATCGTCACCGGCCGCGGAACGCTCGTTCTGCCCGGCATCCAGGCGGTACGCAAGATGTCGCTGGACCTCAACGAGACCGAACTGTCCGTGGACTGCGTGACACATCAGGGAATTCCGCTGAAGGTGCGCGGGGTGGTCATCTTCAAGGTCGGTGACGACTTCGTGTCCATCGCCAACGCCGGGCGCCGCTTCCTCGATCAGCAGAAGCTGATGGCGGAGCGCGTCCACAATGTCTTCGCGGGCCATCTGCGGTCCATCGTCGGCGGGTTGACGGTCGAGGACATGATCCGCGACCGGGAGAAGCTGACCGGTCAGACGCGGGCGGCGTGCGGCACCGAGATGGAGAAGCTGGGCCTGATCGTGGACTCGCTGCAGATCCACGAGATCGAGGACCCGACCGGTTACATCAAGAATCTCGCGGCACCGCACGCCGCCGCGGTGCAGCGGGACGCCCGCATCGCACAGGCGGAGGCGAACCGGCGGGCCACGGAGGCCGAACAGCAGGCCGCGGCCCGGATGTCGGAGGCGACGAGGGACAGCGAGATCCTGCAGGCCGGCTACCAGGCGGAGCGTGACAAGGCGTCGGCGAAGGCGAAGCAGGCCGGCCCGCTCGCGGACGCGGCCGCGCGCCAGCAGGTCGTGGTCGAGATGACCCGGGTCGCCGAGCTGGAGGCGCACCGCCGCGAGCAGCAGCTCCAGGCGGATGTGCGCAAGCCCGCGGACGCCGCGGCGTACGAGAAGCGGACGCTGGCCGAGGGCGAGCGCGACGCCCGTATCTCCGCGGCGCAGGCAGCGGCGAAGGAGACCGAACTGGCGAGCGCGGCGAAGGCCACGGCGACCCGGGTGACCGGTGAGGCGGAGGCCGCGGCGAACCAGGCGCGCGGGCTCGCGGTGGCCGCGGCGGTGAAGGCGAAAGGTCTGGCGGAGGCCGATGCGATCAAGGCACGTGCGGCCGCGCTCGCCGAGAACCAGGAAGCCGTCGTCGCCCAGCAACTGGCCGAGAAGTGGCCGGAGATCGTCGAGGCGGGCGCCGGAGCGTTCAGCAATGTGGATCACATGATCCTGCTGAACGGGGCCGACGGGATGTCGGACATGTTTGCAAAGGCACTCACCATGGGCGGTACGGGTCTGGGTCTGGCACGCCAGCTGCTGTCGAACATGAACCACAACGGCAACCAGAACGGTGGCCAGAGCGCTGTGGGCGGCGCGGTGAACGGCATGGTGCCGCCCGCACCACGCACCGAGAAGATCCCGGTGACGGACGACCCGAAGAACTGA
- a CDS encoding LacI family DNA-binding transcriptional regulator: MSQTPKQSAERPVPTSADVARLAGVSRATVSYVLNNTSAVRISEPTRRRVREAAEELGYVPHAAARSLRAGHTRMVLLPTAHVSVSPLYNRFFNELQWALRRLDYTVVQYGSLGLEGDEAARAWAELRPVAVVSLGEVALTSQGVDLLKRSGAKAVITLGPERVDGAHSLVMDQREIGGCAATHLIGRGCRDIGVVMPEEPGRKLFSQPRLVGATEAAVRTGARIEPLSLAYDEASAGALAARWRQLGLDAVYAYNDEYAMLLMRALQDAGIEVPRETAVVGADDLLLGRLLRPRLSTVQIDLVTGQRLAELVDRVVRDPGAEPERHDLMVTRAVHRESS, encoded by the coding sequence ATGAGCCAGACACCCAAGCAGTCCGCAGAACGCCCTGTCCCCACCAGTGCCGATGTCGCCCGGCTGGCCGGAGTTTCGCGCGCCACCGTCTCGTACGTACTCAACAACACATCGGCCGTCCGGATCAGTGAGCCCACCCGGCGGCGGGTCCGCGAGGCCGCCGAGGAACTGGGCTATGTGCCGCACGCCGCGGCCCGCAGCCTGCGCGCCGGGCACACCCGGATGGTCCTGCTGCCCACCGCCCATGTCTCGGTCAGCCCGCTCTACAACCGCTTCTTCAACGAACTCCAGTGGGCGCTGCGCCGTCTCGACTACACCGTCGTCCAGTACGGCAGCCTCGGCCTCGAGGGCGACGAGGCCGCCCGCGCCTGGGCCGAACTGAGGCCCGTCGCGGTCGTCTCGCTCGGCGAGGTCGCGCTCACCTCGCAGGGCGTAGACCTCCTCAAACGCTCCGGCGCGAAGGCCGTCATAACGCTTGGACCCGAACGCGTCGACGGCGCGCACTCCCTCGTCATGGACCAGCGGGAGATCGGCGGCTGCGCGGCCACGCATCTGATCGGCCGTGGCTGCCGCGACATCGGTGTCGTGATGCCCGAGGAACCCGGCCGCAAGCTCTTCTCCCAACCCCGGCTCGTGGGTGCGACCGAGGCCGCCGTGCGGACCGGCGCCCGGATCGAACCGCTGTCCCTGGCGTACGACGAGGCGTCGGCCGGCGCACTCGCCGCCCGCTGGCGGCAACTGGGCCTCGATGCGGTCTACGCCTACAACGACGAGTACGCCATGCTCCTGATGCGTGCCCTCCAGGACGCGGGCATCGAGGTCCCGCGAGAGACCGCGGTGGTGGGCGCCGACGATCTGCTGCTGGGCAGGCTGTTGCGGCCGCGTCTGAGCACGGTGCAGATCGACCTGGTCACCGGTCAGCGCCTGGCCGAACTCGTCGACCGGGTCGTACGGGACCCCGGCGCCGAGCCGGAGCGGCACGATCTGATGGTGACGCGGGCCGTCCACCGCGAGTCCAGCTGA
- a CDS encoding thiolase family protein, translating to MSIRDVYIVDAVRTPIGKFGGALSSVRPDDLAARVVRALVDRAPELDPARIDDVVFGDANGAGEDNRDVARMAVLLAGLPVSVPGVTVNRLCGSGLEAVIQAARAIALGDASIAIAGGVESMSRAPWVLQKPERAFPAAHQQLHSTTLGWRMTNPRMPAEWTIPLGESAELVARKHGITREQQDAFALASHQKAAEAWDKGLYDGEVVPYDGVDLARDECIRDSTSMEALARLKPSFCADGAVTAGNSSPLNDGAAALLLVDEEGLRATGREPLARIRTSAVTGIEPQLFGLGPVEAVHRALAKAGASFADLTTFELNEAFAAQSLGCLAEWPELDPSLVNPRGGAIAIGHPLGASGARLAGSVAHQLAAAGSGTGLAALCIGVGQGLALVLER from the coding sequence ATGAGCATCCGCGACGTCTACATAGTCGACGCCGTCCGCACCCCGATCGGCAAGTTCGGGGGCGCGCTCTCCTCCGTACGTCCCGACGATCTGGCGGCGCGTGTCGTCAGGGCACTGGTGGACCGTGCCCCGGAGCTGGACCCGGCCCGTATCGACGATGTGGTCTTCGGCGACGCCAACGGCGCTGGAGAGGACAACCGCGACGTCGCGCGTATGGCAGTTCTCCTCGCCGGGCTGCCCGTCTCCGTCCCCGGCGTCACCGTCAACCGCCTGTGCGGCTCTGGCCTGGAGGCCGTCATTCAAGCCGCGCGCGCGATCGCGCTCGGCGACGCGTCGATCGCGATCGCGGGCGGCGTGGAGTCGATGTCCCGCGCGCCCTGGGTGCTGCAGAAGCCCGAGCGGGCCTTCCCGGCCGCCCACCAGCAGCTGCACTCGACCACTCTGGGCTGGCGTATGACCAACCCGCGAATGCCCGCCGAGTGGACCATTCCGCTCGGTGAGAGCGCCGAACTCGTTGCCAGGAAACACGGCATCACCCGCGAACAGCAGGACGCCTTCGCGCTCGCCAGCCACCAGAAGGCCGCCGAGGCCTGGGACAAGGGGCTGTACGACGGTGAGGTCGTCCCGTACGACGGAGTGGACCTGGCACGCGACGAGTGCATCCGCGACTCCACGTCCATGGAGGCGCTGGCCAGGCTGAAGCCGTCCTTCTGTGCGGACGGCGCTGTGACGGCGGGCAACTCCTCGCCGCTCAACGACGGGGCCGCCGCCCTGCTTCTCGTCGACGAGGAGGGGCTGCGCGCGACCGGCCGTGAGCCGCTCGCCAGGATCCGTACGTCCGCCGTCACCGGTATCGAGCCGCAGCTCTTCGGCCTCGGCCCGGTCGAGGCGGTCCACCGGGCGCTGGCCAAGGCCGGCGCGTCGTTCGCCGACCTGACCACCTTTGAGCTGAACGAGGCCTTCGCCGCCCAGTCGCTCGGCTGCCTCGCCGAATGGCCGGAGCTGGACCCGTCCCTGGTCAACCCGCGCGGCGGCGCCATCGCCATCGGTCACCCGCTGGGCGCCTCTGGCGCGCGACTGGCCGGCTCCGTCGCCCATCAGCTCGCGGCCGCGGGTTCCGGAACCGGCCTCGCCGCCCTCTGCATCGGCGTGGGCCAGGGTCTCGCCCTGGTCCTCGAGCGCTGA
- the trxA gene encoding thioredoxin, producing the protein MSTVELTKENFDQVVTDSDFILIDFWASWCGPCRQFAPVYEGAAERHTDLVFAKVDTEAQQELAAAFEIRSIPTLMIVRDNVAVFAQPGALPEAALEDVIGQARALDMDEVRKTIEEAQPAAAETEPSAEA; encoded by the coding sequence ATGAGCACTGTTGAGCTCACCAAGGAAAACTTCGATCAGGTCGTAACCGACAGCGACTTCATTCTGATCGACTTCTGGGCTTCCTGGTGTGGTCCTTGCCGACAGTTCGCCCCTGTCTACGAAGGTGCTGCGGAGCGCCACACCGACCTGGTGTTCGCGAAGGTCGACACGGAGGCTCAGCAGGAGCTCGCCGCCGCCTTCGAGATCCGCTCCATCCCCACCCTGATGATCGTTCGTGACAATGTCGCGGTCTTCGCCCAGCCCGGCGCGCTGCCCGAGGCCGCACTCGAGGACGTGATCGGTCAGGCGCGCGCGCTGGACATGGACGAGGTCCGCAAGACGATCGAAGAGGCACAGCCCGCCGCTGCCGAGACGGAGCCCTCGGCCGAGGCCTGA
- a CDS encoding dihydrolipoyl dehydrogenase family protein, whose protein sequence is MTEPVEYDVVVVGSGPAGENVADRVRAAGLSAAVVESELVGGECSYWACMPSKALLRPVITRADARRVPGVRQAVQGPLDAEAVLAHRDEETSHWKDDGQVNWMDSIGARLYRGQGRLNGPKKVVVEGPEGEHHVLTARHAVAVATGSRAVLPDVPGLAGAKAWTSREATSAQRVPPRLAVVGGGVVGVEMATAWQALGSQITMLVRGGGLLPRMEPFVGEHVADAMTEAGARIRTRTSVASVKRSDGSGPVTLVLDGGERIEADEVLFATGRAPRTDDLGLETVGLEPGSWLPVDDSCLVDGSNWLYAVGDVNHRALLTHQGKYQARIAGAAIGARARKVPLLETDRWGAHAATADRAAVPQVVFTDPEAAAVGLSYAEAEAAGHRVRAVDYDIASVAGAGLYVDGYRGRARMVVDLDREILLGVTFVGPGVGELLHSATVAVAGEVPIDRLWHAVPAYPTISEVWLRLLETYRG, encoded by the coding sequence ATGACGGAACCTGTGGAGTACGACGTTGTGGTCGTGGGCAGCGGCCCCGCCGGGGAGAACGTTGCGGACCGGGTCAGAGCGGCAGGACTGAGTGCCGCGGTCGTGGAGAGCGAGCTCGTCGGTGGTGAGTGCTCGTACTGGGCGTGCATGCCGAGCAAGGCGCTGCTGCGCCCGGTGATCACCCGCGCCGACGCGCGCAGGGTCCCGGGTGTGCGCCAGGCCGTACAGGGACCGCTCGACGCGGAAGCCGTCCTCGCCCACCGTGACGAGGAGACCTCCCACTGGAAGGACGACGGCCAGGTCAACTGGATGGACTCGATCGGCGCCCGCCTCTACCGCGGACAGGGCCGGCTGAACGGACCGAAGAAGGTCGTCGTGGAGGGCCCCGAGGGCGAGCACCATGTGCTGACCGCCCGGCATGCCGTCGCCGTGGCCACCGGCAGCCGCGCCGTCCTGCCCGACGTCCCGGGCCTGGCCGGCGCCAAGGCCTGGACCAGCCGCGAGGCGACCAGCGCCCAGCGCGTGCCGCCGCGGCTCGCGGTCGTCGGCGGGGGAGTGGTCGGAGTGGAGATGGCCACCGCCTGGCAGGCACTCGGCTCGCAGATCACCATGCTGGTGCGCGGCGGGGGCCTGCTGCCCCGGATGGAACCCTTCGTCGGCGAGCATGTGGCCGACGCGATGACCGAGGCCGGCGCCCGGATCCGTACACGGACCTCCGTCGCCTCCGTGAAACGTTCCGACGGCTCCGGCCCCGTCACCCTCGTCCTGGACGGCGGTGAACGGATCGAGGCCGACGAGGTGCTCTTCGCGACCGGCCGCGCTCCGCGCACGGATGACCTCGGCCTGGAGACGGTGGGCCTGGAGCCTGGCTCATGGCTGCCCGTCGACGACAGCTGCCTCGTCGACGGCAGCAACTGGCTGTACGCGGTCGGTGATGTGAACCACCGGGCGCTCCTCACCCACCAGGGCAAGTACCAGGCCCGTATCGCGGGAGCCGCCATCGGGGCCAGGGCCCGGAAGGTTCCGCTGCTGGAGACGGACCGCTGGGGTGCGCACGCCGCGACCGCCGACCGTGCGGCGGTCCCGCAGGTCGTCTTCACCGACCCGGAGGCCGCTGCCGTGGGCCTCTCGTACGCCGAGGCCGAGGCCGCCGGCCACCGGGTACGCGCCGTCGACTACGACATCGCATCGGTCGCCGGGGCGGGCCTGTACGTCGACGGCTACCGCGGCCGTGCCCGGATGGTCGTCGATCTGGACCGCGAGATCCTGCTCGGCGTCACCTTCGTGGGTCCGGGAGTCGGGGAACTGCTGCACTCGGCGACGGTGGCGGTCGCGGGCGAGGTACCGATCGACCGGCTGTGGCACGCCGTACCCGCCTACCCGACGATCAGCGAGGTCTGGCTGCGGCTGCTGGAGACGTACCGCGGCTGA
- a CDS encoding (2Fe-2S)-binding protein, whose product MTLAPAFPLAGPAVSCSALLSSTYRGLTALCEALSVDVVSPSSSAAQGWADGAELAERPEFLDAFLDAEARRIQERHGHTARQDVAASRALHDYLWSVCLLMSGPWYLERRVPRIRPRDVRISLTTGAFGIVPGGFACLPDDPAASLPGARVLAHEEALRAELRSAVADHVRQLLAAIGPQARRGPRALWGMVGDDLVSGIWYLGRMLDQEERAVRAAGELLPGPVAPFPGGAGFRRLTGREGQSYPTRTRLGCCLYYSIRPAEACGTCPRTCDTERLRRLEGDAPAHAGASVPV is encoded by the coding sequence GTGACCCTGGCCCCGGCATTTCCCCTGGCCGGACCCGCCGTGAGCTGCTCCGCCCTGCTCTCCTCGACATACCGGGGGCTTACCGCGCTCTGCGAGGCGTTGAGCGTGGACGTCGTATCCCCCTCCTCGTCGGCCGCCCAAGGGTGGGCCGACGGCGCCGAACTGGCGGAGCGTCCGGAGTTCCTCGACGCTTTTCTCGACGCCGAGGCTCGGCGTATCCAGGAACGTCACGGACACACGGCTCGGCAGGATGTCGCCGCGTCCCGTGCGCTGCACGACTACCTGTGGTCCGTCTGCCTGTTGATGAGCGGCCCCTGGTACCTGGAGCGGCGTGTGCCGCGGATCCGCCCGCGCGACGTCCGGATCAGTCTCACCACCGGAGCGTTCGGCATTGTCCCCGGCGGCTTCGCCTGTCTCCCCGACGACCCGGCGGCCTCTCTCCCCGGGGCCCGGGTACTGGCACACGAGGAGGCGCTGCGGGCGGAGTTGCGCTCCGCGGTCGCCGACCACGTACGGCAGCTGCTCGCCGCGATCGGCCCGCAGGCGCGGCGCGGGCCGCGGGCGCTGTGGGGCATGGTCGGCGACGACCTGGTCTCCGGCATCTGGTACCTCGGCCGCATGCTGGACCAGGAGGAGCGTGCCGTGCGGGCAGCCGGCGAGTTGCTTCCGGGACCCGTGGCACCCTTCCCCGGCGGCGCCGGCTTCCGTCGGCTGACGGGCCGGGAAGGGCAGTCGTATCCCACCCGGACCCGTCTCGGCTGCTGTCTCTACTACTCGATCCGCCCTGCCGAGGCGTGCGGCACCTGCCCGCGAACCTGTGACACCGAGCGGCTGCGCAGGCTCGAGGGCGACGCACCCGCCCATGCCGGTGCGTCAGTGCCGGTATGA